DNA from Mycobacterium sp. SMC-8:
TCGATCGGGACGTGGGCGTGCCGGCTCTCGATCACCGGCAGCCGGAACTGCGCGAGCTGTCCCCGCAGAATGTCGTTGAGCCGGTTGAGCACCGCGTCGGGCAGCGACGGGCCGGGATCCCTGGCTCCGGACAGTCCCTCGAACGCGTAGGCCGCTGCGCCGGAATCCAGGATCAGGTGGCGCACACTGGCTTCGGGCAGGGCGCCGTCAGCCAACGCCAGCAGCACCCAGTCCGCGTCCAAATGAGCCCGCGCGGCCTCGGCCACCGCGCGCACCAGGTTCTCCGGCCCTTCGATGGTCTGCACCAGCGCACGCGAGATCGTGTCGAGCGCGGCCAGCACACGGTCCAATCGCTGTGCGGTGACCCGGAATTCGGGATAGAAGCGCCCCTTTCCCGAACGCAGGCCGGTGAGCCGGGCCAGGTCCGGTGGTCTGGGGTCGGCGGCGGTCACGATGTCCGCTTCACAGTGCCGCCCGGAACAGGGCGTGCATCTGCGTCTCGTCGGCGGGGCGCGGATTCGTGCTCATGCACGCGTCCTGCAGCGCGGTCTTGGCCAGCCGAGGCAGATCCTGCTCGCCCACCCCGAGTTCGGCCAGGCCGCGCGGCACCCCGACGTCGCGGGCCAGCCGGTCGATCCGGTCGGCCAGCTCCAGAGCCGCCTCAGCGGCCGGGGCGCCAGGATCGGACACTCCCAGGCAGGTGGCGATCACCTTGTAAGGCTCGGGGTCGGCTTCGGCGTTGAAGCGGATGACGTGCGGCAGCAGCACACCGTTGATGACGCCGTGCGGCAGGTCGAGCAGCCCGCCGACCTGGTGGCTCATCGCGTGCGCGGCGCCGAGGATCGCGTTGGTGAACGCCAGCCCGGCCTCCAGCGCGGCCTGGGCCATCAGCACGCGCGCCGGCATCTCCTTGGGCCGTTCGATGGTGTGCACCAGGTTGTCGGTCACCATCTGGACCGCCCGCAGCGCATGGTGGTCGGTGAGCTGGTTGTGCCCCAGCGACACGAACGCCTCGATGCCGTTGGTCAGCGCGTCCAGACCGGTCGCGGCGTTGAGCCATTCGGGCATCGTGGTCAGCAGCCGCGGGTCGATGACGGTGATGTCGGGTACCAGCGCGCGGCCCAGAATCGTGATCTTGGTGTTGCGGGTGGTGTCGGTGACGATGCAGAACTGGGACACGTCGGCGCCGGTACCCGACGTCGACGGCACCACCACCATCGGCGGGATCGGCATCTGCGCCTTGTCGACGCCCTCGTAGTCGAGGATGTCGCCGCCGTTGGCGGCCAGGATCGCCACCCCTTTGGCCGCGTCGATCACCGATCCGCCGCCCACCGCCACGATGACGTCGCAGCCGTGCTCGGCGTACTTCTGGTAGCCCGCAGCGACCTCGTGGTCTTTCGGGTTGGGCGTCAGGTCGCTCCAGAGCGCACCGTGGACGCCCATGTCGGCGAGGTGGGTGACCATCTCTCCGGACCAGCCGGCCTCGATGAGGCCGGGGTCGGTGACGAGCATGGGCCGCTGAGCGCCGAGGCGCACCGCGGCGTGCGCCGCCTCGACCATCGAGCCGACCCCGAACACGATCTCGGGGGCGTGGAACTTCAGCAGCCGGGGCGTCGTCGCCGCACAGCGGCGGTCGAGTTCCGGGGTCAGGGTGGGATACCGCGCTCCCATGCGGTCCAGCGTACGACCCCGGCGGTTCACGGCGTTACCGCCCGACCGCTTCGGCGGCGAAGTCGTGCGCCGCGCTTTCCAGCCCCGTCAGGTCGCGCACGACCCGGACACGGTCGCAGAACTCCGCGTACGCGGGAAGATCGCAGCTGCCCAACCCCCACGAGTACCGCGGCTCGGGGGTCAGCCACACGGTCTCGCGGGCGCGGCGGGTGATCTCCTCGAACGCGGCCAGGTTGGGGTCCTTGGCGTTGGTGCGGCCGTCGCCGAGCACCAGTACCGTGGTGCGCCGGGTGACCGCCGACGAGTGTTCGGCGAGGAATTCTCCGAACACGGCGCCGTAGTCGGAGTTTGCTGCCAGGTCGATGACGTCCCCGCCGAAGATCAGACCCAACGCCTTCTCACCGGGGTGGTCGCGGAACAGCTCGGTGGTCTCGGCGACGTCGGCGACGAACACGAACGAGCGCACCTGGGTGAACAGGTCCTGCAGCCCATGCACCAGGTTCAGCGTGAACCGCGAGGTGGCCCGCACCGACAGGCTCACATCGGCGAGCACCACCAGCCGCGGCCGGTCCTCGGCCCGCCGCACGGTGACCGGCACGAACGGGACGCCGTCGAAGCGCATGTTGCGCCGCATCGTCTGCCCGGGATCGACGCGGCCGGCGGCGGACGCGCGGCGCCGGTGGGTCAGCGCCCCGTGCAGCGTGCGGGCGAGCCGGCGCAGCGAGTCTTCGAGCTCGGCCCGCTCCCGCTCCCCGATCCGGTCGACGTGTGTCTCCCGTCGTTCCCGGCTTTCGACGATCTTGGTCTCCAGCGCCAGCAGCGCCTCCAGATGCCGTTTGAGGGCCTGCGGCAGGTTTTCCAGCACCCCCGCCAGCCGCCTGCGCAGCTCGGCCGCGGCCGCCAGGTCGTCGTCACCGCCGTAACCGCTTTCGTCGTCCAGCCAGCCCAGCAGCGCCTCCTGTTCGGCGATGGTCAGCTCGGCGTCGACGGGTGTGCCCGCGGCGGTCGCCAGATCCCCGGCCGCACCCGCCCCACCGAGGCGGTCGGTGGCGAGCTGGATCCGGTAGGAGTCGTCGGTGCCGTTGCGGCTGTCCTTGGAGAAGGCGATCTCGTCGGTCAGCGCGGCCAGATCGATCTTGTTGGCTTCCTGGTGCAGGTTGTAGCGCTGCGCCAGGTCCTCCTGTTTGAAGTAGTCGCGGATGCTGGCCGGCTTGCCGTGCTCGTGGCCGGGTTCGGGTGTCTGGCTGGGCTCCTCGGACAGCGTGAAGGACTCCAGCTCACCGGTGTCGACGAGGTCGTCGTGGGCGTGGGAGTGCCCGTGGCCGTTCTGCTCGCCGCCGACGCGGACGAGGGAGAAGAACGCGTCGAAGATCTCGTCGAAGATCGGTTCGTCGCGCTGGTCCTTGACCAGGGCGACGCGCAGTGCGGTGCGCAACACGGCCCGGGACGACAACACCCCGGGCTGCCCCGCGCACCGCATCGCGTCCAGCGCCTCGGGTATCGAGACGCGCACCCCGCCCAGGCGCAGCAGCCTGACGAACCGGTGCAGGGTCGCCTCCATCGGCTACAGCGCCCGCCGCCGGCCCAGCGCCGCCGTCGTCGACTCCTTCTTCGGCGTGCCGTAATAACCGTCGGTGAACCGGCCGGGCTTGTCCTTCGCGGCGCGCACCGCACGTCCATCATCGCCATGGTGATGCTCATGCCCATGGTCGTGATCGTGGCTGCTGTGGCCATGCGAGTGGCCGCCATCGTGTGAATGCCCCAGAGAAGCAGGCACTTTGGCGTTCGGATCCACCAGCCGGGGCAGCGCGTCCAGTGCCTTGCGGACGTCCTTGTCGTACTTGACCACCACCGACACCGTGTCCGACAGCACCCGGGCGTCGAGTTCGTCGACGCCGAGCACGGCCAGCGTGCGGGCCCAGTCGATGGTCTCCGAGATACTGGGCGCCTTCCGCAGTTCCAGCTCGCGGAGCCCGCGGACGATGTCGACGAGCTGCGCGGCCAGCGCATCGGTGAGCCCGGTGTTCTTGGACCGCACGATCTCCAGCTCGCGTTCGGCGGCCGGGTAGTCCAGGAACAGGTGCAGGCACCGGCGCTTCAACGCCGCCGCCAGATCACGGGTGTTGTTCGACGTCAGGATCACGTACGGGGCGTGCACGGCACGGAAGGTGCCGATCTCTGGTACCGAAACCTGGTATTCACCAAGCAGTTCCAGCAGTACCGCTTCCAGCGCCTCGTCCGCTCGGTCGATCTCGTCGACCAACAGCACCACCGGCTCGGGTGAGCGCACCGCCTCCAGCAGCGGACGCGGCGCCAGGAACCGGTCGGAGAAGAACACGCTCTCCTGAGCGCCGATACGGTCGACGGCCTCACCCAGATCGGCTGCATCCGAGACGATCTGGCCGATCTTCTCGCGCAGAATCTGGGTGTAGAGCAACTGTTTGCCGTAGTCCCACTCATAGAGCGCCTTGGTCTCGTCCTGGCCCTCGTAGC
Protein-coding regions in this window:
- a CDS encoding iron-containing alcohol dehydrogenase; protein product: MGARYPTLTPELDRRCAATTPRLLKFHAPEIVFGVGSMVEAAHAAVRLGAQRPMLVTDPGLIEAGWSGEMVTHLADMGVHGALWSDLTPNPKDHEVAAGYQKYAEHGCDVIVAVGGGSVIDAAKGVAILAANGGDILDYEGVDKAQMPIPPMVVVPSTSGTGADVSQFCIVTDTTRNTKITILGRALVPDITVIDPRLLTTMPEWLNAATGLDALTNGIEAFVSLGHNQLTDHHALRAVQMVTDNLVHTIERPKEMPARVLMAQAALEAGLAFTNAILGAAHAMSHQVGGLLDLPHGVINGVLLPHVIRFNAEADPEPYKVIATCLGVSDPGAPAAEAALELADRIDRLARDVGVPRGLAELGVGEQDLPRLAKTALQDACMSTNPRPADETQMHALFRAAL
- a CDS encoding VWA domain-containing protein, translated to MEATLHRFVRLLRLGGVRVSIPEALDAMRCAGQPGVLSSRAVLRTALRVALVKDQRDEPIFDEIFDAFFSLVRVGGEQNGHGHSHAHDDLVDTGELESFTLSEEPSQTPEPGHEHGKPASIRDYFKQEDLAQRYNLHQEANKIDLAALTDEIAFSKDSRNGTDDSYRIQLATDRLGGAGAAGDLATAAGTPVDAELTIAEQEALLGWLDDESGYGGDDDLAAAAELRRRLAGVLENLPQALKRHLEALLALETKIVESRERRETHVDRIGERERAELEDSLRRLARTLHGALTHRRRASAAGRVDPGQTMRRNMRFDGVPFVPVTVRRAEDRPRLVVLADVSLSVRATSRFTLNLVHGLQDLFTQVRSFVFVADVAETTELFRDHPGEKALGLIFGGDVIDLAANSDYGAVFGEFLAEHSSAVTRRTTVLVLGDGRTNAKDPNLAAFEEITRRARETVWLTPEPRYSWGLGSCDLPAYAEFCDRVRVVRDLTGLESAAHDFAAEAVGR
- a CDS encoding MoxR family ATPase, which gives rise to MFHSVESVREALAGEGYIADERLATTVFLQTRLDKPLLIEGPAGVGKTELAKVLAAATGRRLLRLQCYEGQDETKALYEWDYGKQLLYTQILREKIGQIVSDAADLGEAVDRIGAQESVFFSDRFLAPRPLLEAVRSPEPVVLLVDEIDRADEALEAVLLELLGEYQVSVPEIGTFRAVHAPYVILTSNNTRDLAAALKRRCLHLFLDYPAAERELEIVRSKNTGLTDALAAQLVDIVRGLRELELRKAPSISETIDWARTLAVLGVDELDARVLSDTVSVVVKYDKDVRKALDALPRLVDPNAKVPASLGHSHDGGHSHGHSSHDHDHGHEHHHGDDGRAVRAAKDKPGRFTDGYYGTPKKESTTAALGRRRAL